A portion of the Lolium rigidum isolate FL_2022 chromosome 1, APGP_CSIRO_Lrig_0.1, whole genome shotgun sequence genome contains these proteins:
- the LOC124703137 gene encoding protein IQ-DOMAIN 14-like, with translation MEGTERERERLAASPPARPAAPSSPAEASPHVVVDVVDDEETVTTPAANSAVPRLRPPPPPPTPTTKPTSEDSTPPTPRPKSEGKASTTASTPTAGGSVPRLPTPTPTPTPTGKQTPPPPPPPSPWTPTGKPEEKASTTASTPASDSVKPDGKAPPPPPPPNPSAHPPPPPPPPPPPPLARTGPTTPTASKVSSSSAGNPVPHPSPTRSDLSEDDDTEFRKRCIELTNQEQVVKDKIKKAKKLRNENEIKRRADEIKLMEWREELDRREAILATKEQEVRAAQMLDQEKKLKSREDALMVPLLEQEVQSKQNKDDAVWDKRQNIMAISLACGLSVLISMQPLLPPDYLKWIVGSFAIVWALATIALPAGLFGTSRFEKDFSRHMSRITFTSFAMFVIYVLYILSQSPAPRSSGLAPSPPPQLLESWVPSMGPNAIFYILLGFATLIGHIVLWILGCVSGGDKDP, from the exons ATGGAGGGGACGGAGCGAGAGCGCGAGCGCCTCGCAGCGTCTCCTCCCGctcgccccgcagcaccctcgtcTCCAGCGGAAGCGTCCCCGCACGTCGTCGTCGACGTGGTGGACGACGAGGAGACGGTGACTACACCAGCGGCGAACAGCGCGGTGCCGCGGcttcggcctccgcctccgccgccgactCCGACGACGAAGCCAACGtccgaggactctacgccgcctacACCTCGGCCCAAGTCCGAGGGCAAGgcctccaccaccgcctccaccCCAACGGCAGGCGGCTCGGTGCCGCGGCTTCCGACGCCGACCCCGACCCCGACTCCGACGGGGAAgcaaacgccgccgccgccgcctccaccttcgcCTTGGACTCCTACAGGGAAGCCCGAGGAGAAGgcctccaccaccgcctccaccCCCGCTTCGGATTCCGTGAAGCCCGACGGCAAGGCcccgcctccaccaccgcctccaAATCCGTCAGCGCATCCACCTCcgcccccgcctcctcctcctcctccgcctctggcGCGGACAGGCCCCACGACGCCGACAG CGTCCAAGGTATCCTCAAGCTCAGCCGGGAATCCAGTACCCCATCCATCCCCAACAAGATCAGACCTGTCTGAGGACGATGACACTGAGTTCAGGAAGCGTTGCATTGAACTGACAAACCAAGAGCAAGTTGTCAAGGACAAAATAAAGAAGGCGAAGAAACTTagaaatgaaaatgaaatcaAGAGGCGGGCTGACGAGATCAAGCTCATGGAGTGGAGAGAGGAGTTGGACAGACGTGAGGCAATACTAGCTACAAAGGAGCAAGAGGTCAGAGCGGCGCAAATGCTTGACCAAGAGAAAAAGCTCAAGTCCCGAGAGGATGCGCTTATGGTTCCCTTACTGGAGCAGGAGGTCCAAAGCAAGCAGAACAAG GACGATGCTGTATGGGACAAGAGGCAAAATATCATGGCTATTTCCTTGGCCTGTGGCTTATCAGTTCTGATATCGATGCAGCCCTTGTTGCCCCCCGATTACCTCAAATGGATAGTTGGTTCGTTTGCCATTGTCTGGGCGTTAGCAACTATTGCATTGCCTGCAGGACTTTTTGGCACGTCCAGGTTTGAGAAGGATTTCAGCCGGCACATGAGCCGCATCACATTCACGAGCTTCGCAATGTTTGTCATCTATGTCCTATACATTCTCTCGCAGTCTCCCGCACCACGCAGCTCTGGGCTTGCCCCCTCACCGCCCCCACAGCTATTGGAGTCATGGGTTCCTTCAATGGGCCCTAATGCCATTTTCTACATTTTGCTTGGATTTGCCACCTTGATTGGGCATATTGTCTTGTGGATTTTG GGCTGTGTGAGTGGAGGGGACAAAGACCCCTAG